The window ACCGAGGGCCAGCAGGTACGCGGTGCTCACCCACTGGATGGTGCTGACGTCGGCGTTCAGGTCGGCGGCCAGCTCGTGCAGGGCCACGCTGACGATCGTCGAGTCGAGGATCACGGCGATGCCGCCGACCAGGACCGCGATGGCCGTACGCATCGCGGTGTCATCGGTCGTCCGGGCCGGAGGGAGTGACATGACCTACCGCCTTAAGATACGAAGCTGTATCTAACTTTGCGTCGACGGTAAGCCCCTGCGATAAGATACGCAAGTGACTCTTAAGGGCCGGCGGCGTGGAACCGAACTGGAAGACGCGATCCTCGACGCCGCATTCGAGGTGCTGACCGAGCACAGCTACGCCGGCTTCACCTACGAGGCGATCGCCGCCCGCGCCGGGACCAGCCGTCCGGTGCTCTACCGGCGCTGGGCCCAGCGGGAGGATCTGCTGCTGGCCACGATCCGCAAACACTGGGCGGCGCATCCGGTCGAGCTGCCCGACACCGGCAACCTCCGCGACGACGCGATCGGCTTCCTGCGCAACGCCGGCGCGGGCCGCTCCGGCATGATGACCATGCTCGGCATGCAGCTCGCCGAGTACTTCCGGGCCACCGGGACCAGCTTCAGCGACCTGCGGCGGCACCTGCTGATCCCCGGCCGGCGGTCGGGTTTCGAACGGCTGCTGGAGCGGGCGGTCCAGCGCGGCGAGCTGCCCGACGTGCCGCGCCCGCCCCGCGTGGTCAACGTGCCCTTCGACCTGTTCCGGCACGAGATGTTCATGACCATGCGCCCGCCGTCCGACGAGACCGCCATCGAGATCATCGATCAGATCTGGCTACCGCTGCTCGGCTGGCG of the Actinoplanes sichuanensis genome contains:
- a CDS encoding TetR/AcrR family transcriptional regulator codes for the protein MTLKGRRRGTELEDAILDAAFEVLTEHSYAGFTYEAIAARAGTSRPVLYRRWAQREDLLLATIRKHWAAHPVELPDTGNLRDDAIGFLRNAGAGRSGMMTMLGMQLAEYFRATGTSFSDLRRHLLIPGRRSGFERLLERAVQRGELPDVPRPPRVVNVPFDLFRHEMFMTMRPPSDETAIEIIDQIWLPLLGWRPAPPDL